From Salvelinus namaycush isolate Seneca chromosome 27, SaNama_1.0, whole genome shotgun sequence, the proteins below share one genomic window:
- the LOC120022448 gene encoding septin-10-like isoform X2: protein MLLGSCLPDQLVNKSTCQGFCFNILCIGETGIGKSTLMDTLFNTNFENCESSHFEPQVKLRAQTYDLQESNVKLRLTVVNTVGFGDQMNKQDSYQPVVDYIDRQYETYLQEELKIKRSLHNYHDSRLHACLYFISPSGHSLKSLDLLTMKKLDSKVNIIPVIAKADTISKSELHKFKLKIMSELVSNGVQIYQFPLDDETVAKVNTTMNGHLPFAVVGSTEEMMVGNKMVKARQYPWGVVQVENEIHCDFVKLREMLICVNMEDLREQTHTHHYELYRRCKLEEIGFRDTDPESKPVSLQQTYEAKRTEFLGELQRREEEMRQLFVQRVKEKEAELKDAERGLQGRFEQLKRLHAEERGALEEKRRVLEEEQSSFSKRRAAAQLLQAQNLNANGKKDKDRKNSGFM, encoded by the exons ATGTTGCTCGGCAGCTG CCTTCCAGACCAGCTGGTCAACAAGTCCACCTGCCAAGGCTTCTGTTTCAACATCCTCTGTATAG GTGAGACTGGTATTGGTAAGTCGACCCTGATGGACACACTGTTCAACACTAACTTTGAGAACTGTGAGTCGTCCCACTTCGAGCCACAGGTGAAGCTGCGAGCCCAGACATACGACCTGCAGGAGAGTAATGTCAAACTCAGACTCACAGTAGTCAACACTGTTGGCTTTGGAGACCAGATGAACAAACAGGACAG CTACCAGCCGGTGGTGGACTATATAGACCGTCAGTATGAGACGTATCTCCAGGAGGAGCTGAAGATCAAGAGAAGCCTCCATAACTACCACGACTCCCGGCTCCATGCCTGTCTCTACTTCATATCGCCCTCCGGACACTCCCTCAAGTCCCTGGACCTACTCACTATGAAGAAACTAGACAGCAAG GTGAACATCATCCCAGTGATAGCCAAGGCGGACACCATCTCTAAGAGTGAGCTGCACAAGTTTAAGCTCAAGATCATGAGTGAGCTGGTCAGTAACGGAGTTCAGATCTACCAGTTCCCTCTGGACGATGAGACTGTAGCCAAGGTTAACACTACCATGAAT ggCCACCTGCCGTTTGCTGTAGTGGGTAGTACAGAGGAGATGATGGTTGGGAACAAAATGGTGAAGGCTCGCCAGTACCCCTGGGGCGTAGTGCAAG TGGAGAACGAGATTCACTGTGACTTTGTGAAACTGCGTGAAATGCTGATCTGTGTGAACATGGAGGACCTGAGAGAGCAGACTCACACACATCACTATGAACTGTACCGCCGCTGCAAGCTAGAGGAGATAGGCTTCAGAGACACAGACCCTGAGAGCAAACCtgtcag CCTGCAGCAGACATATGAAGCAAAGCGTACAGAGTTTCTGGGGGAACTTCAGCGgcgagaggaggagatgagacagCTGTTTGTCCAGAGAGTCAAAGAGAAGGAGGCTGAACTCAAAGATGCTGAGAGAGGG CTGCAGGGAAGGTTTGAGCAGCTGAAGCGGTTGCATGCGGAGGAGAGGGGTGCGTTGGAGGAGAAGAGACGAGTTCTAGAGGAGGAACAAAGTTCCTTCAGTAAGAGACGAGCTGCAGCCCAGCTACTGCAGGCTCAGAACCTTAATGCTAACGGGAAGAAGGACAAGGACCGCAAGAA ctctGGGTTCATGTGA
- the LOC120022448 gene encoding septin-10-like isoform X1, translated as MSSSDVARQLGAHPLSLSGHVGFDSLPDQLVNKSTCQGFCFNILCIGETGIGKSTLMDTLFNTNFENCESSHFEPQVKLRAQTYDLQESNVKLRLTVVNTVGFGDQMNKQDSYQPVVDYIDRQYETYLQEELKIKRSLHNYHDSRLHACLYFISPSGHSLKSLDLLTMKKLDSKVNIIPVIAKADTISKSELHKFKLKIMSELVSNGVQIYQFPLDDETVAKVNTTMNGHLPFAVVGSTEEMMVGNKMVKARQYPWGVVQVENEIHCDFVKLREMLICVNMEDLREQTHTHHYELYRRCKLEEIGFRDTDPESKPVSLQQTYEAKRTEFLGELQRREEEMRQLFVQRVKEKEAELKDAERGLQGRFEQLKRLHAEERGALEEKRRVLEEEQSSFSKRRAAAQLLQAQNLNANGKKDKDRKNSGFM; from the exons ATGTCTTCCTCTGATGTTGCTCGGCAGCTG GGAGcacatcccctctctctgtctggccaTGTTGGGTTTGACAGCCTTCCAGACCAGCTGGTCAACAAGTCCACCTGCCAAGGCTTCTGTTTCAACATCCTCTGTATAG GTGAGACTGGTATTGGTAAGTCGACCCTGATGGACACACTGTTCAACACTAACTTTGAGAACTGTGAGTCGTCCCACTTCGAGCCACAGGTGAAGCTGCGAGCCCAGACATACGACCTGCAGGAGAGTAATGTCAAACTCAGACTCACAGTAGTCAACACTGTTGGCTTTGGAGACCAGATGAACAAACAGGACAG CTACCAGCCGGTGGTGGACTATATAGACCGTCAGTATGAGACGTATCTCCAGGAGGAGCTGAAGATCAAGAGAAGCCTCCATAACTACCACGACTCCCGGCTCCATGCCTGTCTCTACTTCATATCGCCCTCCGGACACTCCCTCAAGTCCCTGGACCTACTCACTATGAAGAAACTAGACAGCAAG GTGAACATCATCCCAGTGATAGCCAAGGCGGACACCATCTCTAAGAGTGAGCTGCACAAGTTTAAGCTCAAGATCATGAGTGAGCTGGTCAGTAACGGAGTTCAGATCTACCAGTTCCCTCTGGACGATGAGACTGTAGCCAAGGTTAACACTACCATGAAT ggCCACCTGCCGTTTGCTGTAGTGGGTAGTACAGAGGAGATGATGGTTGGGAACAAAATGGTGAAGGCTCGCCAGTACCCCTGGGGCGTAGTGCAAG TGGAGAACGAGATTCACTGTGACTTTGTGAAACTGCGTGAAATGCTGATCTGTGTGAACATGGAGGACCTGAGAGAGCAGACTCACACACATCACTATGAACTGTACCGCCGCTGCAAGCTAGAGGAGATAGGCTTCAGAGACACAGACCCTGAGAGCAAACCtgtcag CCTGCAGCAGACATATGAAGCAAAGCGTACAGAGTTTCTGGGGGAACTTCAGCGgcgagaggaggagatgagacagCTGTTTGTCCAGAGAGTCAAAGAGAAGGAGGCTGAACTCAAAGATGCTGAGAGAGGG CTGCAGGGAAGGTTTGAGCAGCTGAAGCGGTTGCATGCGGAGGAGAGGGGTGCGTTGGAGGAGAAGAGACGAGTTCTAGAGGAGGAACAAAGTTCCTTCAGTAAGAGACGAGCTGCAGCCCAGCTACTGCAGGCTCAGAACCTTAATGCTAACGGGAAGAAGGACAAGGACCGCAAGAA ctctGGGTTCATGTGA